The proteins below are encoded in one region of Avibacterium volantium:
- the ychF gene encoding redox-regulated ATPase YchF encodes MGFKCGIVGLPNVGKSTLFNALTKAGIEAANYPFCTIEPNTGVVPMPDPRLDALAEIVKPERVLPTTMEFVDIAGLVAGASKGEGLGNKFLANIRETDAIGHVVRCFENDDIVHVAGKIDPAEDIDTINTELALADLDSCERAIQRLQKRAKGGDKEAKFELSVMEKILPVLENAGMIRSVDLDKDELHAIKSYNFLTLKPTMYIANVNEDGFENNPYLDRVREIAEKEGAVVVPVCAAIESEIAELDDEEKVEFLQDLGIEEPGLNRVIRAGYALLNLQTYFTAGVKEVRAWTVSVGATAPKAAAVIHTDFEKGFIRAEVISYDDFIQYKGENGAKEAGKWRLEGKDYIVQDGDVMHFRFNV; translated from the coding sequence ATGGGATTCAAATGTGGTATCGTGGGCTTACCAAACGTGGGTAAATCCACCCTTTTTAACGCATTAACAAAAGCAGGTATTGAAGCGGCGAACTATCCGTTCTGTACCATCGAACCAAACACCGGCGTTGTGCCAATGCCAGATCCACGTTTAGACGCATTAGCGGAAATCGTTAAGCCTGAACGTGTATTGCCAACCACAATGGAATTTGTGGATATTGCAGGCCTTGTAGCTGGTGCAAGCAAAGGGGAAGGCTTGGGCAACAAATTCCTTGCGAATATTCGTGAAACGGACGCCATCGGCCACGTTGTGCGTTGTTTTGAAAATGATGACATCGTTCACGTTGCAGGGAAAATCGATCCTGCTGAAGACATCGACACCATCAACACCGAGCTTGCACTGGCTGATTTAGACAGCTGTGAGCGTGCTATTCAACGCTTACAAAAACGCGCTAAAGGTGGCGATAAAGAAGCCAAATTTGAATTAAGTGTAATGGAAAAAATTCTGCCTGTGTTAGAAAATGCAGGAATGATTCGCTCAGTAGATTTAGACAAAGACGAATTACACGCCATTAAAAGCTATAACTTCTTAACCTTAAAACCGACAATGTATATCGCTAACGTAAACGAAGACGGTTTTGAAAATAACCCTTATTTAGATCGCGTACGTGAAATTGCAGAAAAAGAAGGTGCTGTGGTTGTGCCTGTGTGTGCCGCCATTGAATCGGAAATCGCTGAGCTTGACGATGAAGAAAAAGTAGAATTCTTGCAAGATCTTGGCATTGAAGAACCAGGTTTAAACCGTGTGATCCGCGCAGGTTATGCCTTATTAAACTTACAAACCTACTTCACCGCTGGCGTAAAAGAAGTGCGCGCGTGGACAGTTTCCGTAGGCGCAACCGCACCAAAAGCCGCTGCCGTCATTCACACGGATTTTGAAAAAGGCTTTATCCGCGCTGAAGTGATTTCTTATGATGATTTCATTCAATACAAAGGCGAAAACGGCGCAAAAGAAGCGGGCAAATGGCGTTTAGAAGGAAAAGATTATATCGTGCAAGATGGCGATGTAATGCACTTCCGTTTTAATGTGTAA
- a CDS encoding nucleobase:cation symporter-2 family protein: MNNNLLYSVEDKPPFGLSLLLAAQHLLAALGGIIAVPLVIGNVLKLPTEDTITLVNAALLISGVVTIIQCRGLGPIGIRLPSVMGTSFTFVAAALAIGFSEDGVAGILGASLVGSLVMIIGSFFMPYIRKLFPPVVTGTVVMMIGLSLIPVAVDWFAGGQRNDPNYATPENLMMASFVLVIVVILVQWGKGIFSAAAIVIGMMTGYVVALALGWVNFDGVKQAQIFAVPQPLHFGLSFPIAGIIGMSIAYLVTIVESSGNFLALGNATKTEITGKHLRGGVLCDGLGSALAAIMSTTPFSSFSQNIGVISLTGVASRYVVAITGALLVLAGLFPVFGALIVSIPLPVLGGAGLMMFAMIIAAGIQMLDSIERSKRNGLIIAISIGCGLAVTTRPELLEKLPHFFKEVLGSGITVGSLLALILNLVLPQDKKPKENA; the protein is encoded by the coding sequence ATGAACAACAACCTACTCTATTCCGTTGAAGACAAACCGCCTTTCGGGTTAAGTCTATTATTAGCCGCTCAGCATTTGCTTGCCGCCTTAGGGGGGATTATTGCTGTGCCATTGGTGATCGGGAATGTATTAAAATTACCCACTGAAGACACCATCACCCTAGTAAACGCCGCGCTACTTATTTCAGGTGTGGTAACCATTATTCAATGCCGTGGTTTAGGCCCAATCGGTATTCGCTTGCCAAGTGTAATGGGAACAAGTTTCACCTTTGTGGCCGCAGCTCTTGCCATTGGCTTTAGTGAAGATGGCGTTGCGGGAATTTTAGGGGCTTCGCTAGTGGGATCGTTGGTGATGATCATCGGTAGCTTCTTTATGCCTTATATCCGTAAATTATTCCCGCCTGTGGTAACAGGAACCGTGGTGATGATGATCGGTCTTAGCCTTATTCCTGTGGCGGTGGATTGGTTCGCTGGCGGACAACGCAACGATCCGAATTATGCCACGCCAGAAAACCTGATGATGGCAAGTTTCGTGTTAGTCATCGTGGTGATTTTAGTGCAATGGGGTAAAGGCATTTTTTCCGCCGCAGCCATTGTGATTGGAATGATGACAGGCTATGTGGTGGCACTCGCCCTAGGTTGGGTGAATTTTGATGGGGTGAAACAAGCGCAAATTTTCGCCGTGCCGCAACCGCTACACTTTGGTCTATCCTTCCCTATCGCAGGAATTATTGGTATGTCCATCGCCTATTTGGTAACCATTGTGGAATCAAGCGGTAACTTCTTAGCCTTGGGGAACGCTACGAAAACGGAAATCACAGGGAAACATTTACGCGGCGGCGTGTTGTGTGATGGTTTAGGTTCAGCCCTTGCGGCGATTATGTCCACTACGCCGTTTTCTTCTTTCTCGCAAAATATCGGCGTGATTTCTCTTACTGGCGTGGCAAGCCGCTATGTAGTTGCCATAACTGGGGCATTATTGGTGCTAGCAGGCTTATTCCCAGTATTTGGTGCGTTAATTGTGTCAATTCCACTACCAGTGCTTGGCGGTGCGGGACTGATGATGTTCGCAATGATTATTGCCGCAGGTATTCAAATGCTAGATAGCATTGAACGTAGCAAACGCAACGGCTTAATCATCGCCATTTCCATTGGTTGTGGCTTAGCCGTAACCACTCGCCCAGAATTGCTCGAAAAACTACCGCACTTTTTCAAAGAAGTGCTTGGTTCAGGCATTACTGTGGGATCCTTATTAGCGTTAATTTTGAACTTAGTTCTGCCGCAAGATAAAAAACCAAAAGAGAATGCTTAA
- a CDS encoding TIGR01620 family protein gives MKKQIFHTALEDQEQQAFAPKQTFSQENLIIEAEVEDELGDLAPQFEQAVQPKPRWWKKWLAGSALFFGGAVIAQSVQWLIDSWQNHQWIYFSFAVASCSLVALGISAIVSEWRKLVKLKKRMILQAQSQTLLNRQSVRQQSAVDFQQDFSPQESEKVQQLCQDIMKAMDISPQSPEFIQWQKQANEGYSASETAYLFSQTVLKPIDKQAQKLISKNAIEAAAIVAVSPLAVVDVFFIAWRNIRLINQLAKLYHIELGYFSRLRLLRMVLLNMAFAGATEVIQDIGMDWLSQDVTAKFSARIAQGVGVGLLTARLGIKAMEFCRPLAFKQEERPRLKHIQKEVLSNLKGLLLPSKKAD, from the coding sequence ATGAAAAAACAAATTTTTCACACCGCACTTGAAGATCAAGAACAACAAGCCTTTGCGCCGAAACAAACTTTTTCGCAAGAGAATTTAATTATTGAAGCGGAAGTGGAAGATGAACTGGGTGATCTCGCACCACAGTTTGAGCAAGCAGTGCAGCCAAAACCCCGTTGGTGGAAAAAATGGCTGGCAGGTTCTGCACTCTTTTTTGGCGGTGCTGTGATTGCGCAGTCGGTGCAATGGTTGATTGATAGCTGGCAAAATCACCAATGGATTTATTTCTCTTTTGCCGTGGCAAGTTGTTCCTTGGTGGCATTGGGAATCAGCGCGATTGTCAGTGAATGGCGTAAGCTGGTGAAGTTAAAAAAACGAATGATCTTGCAAGCGCAAAGCCAAACCTTGCTTAACCGCCAATCTGTACGCCAGCAAAGTGCGGTGGATTTTCAGCAAGATTTTTCCCCACAAGAAAGTGAAAAAGTTCAACAGCTCTGCCAAGATATTATGAAAGCAATGGATATTTCGCCGCAATCGCCAGAATTTATCCAGTGGCAAAAGCAGGCTAATGAAGGGTATTCCGCCAGTGAAACCGCCTATTTATTCAGCCAAACGGTGTTAAAACCTATCGATAAACAAGCCCAAAAATTGATTAGCAAAAATGCCATTGAAGCCGCGGCCATTGTTGCGGTTAGCCCTTTGGCGGTGGTTGATGTGTTTTTTATTGCGTGGCGAAATATTCGCTTAATCAATCAGTTAGCCAAACTTTATCATATTGAACTAGGGTATTTTAGCCGCCTACGTTTATTGCGAATGGTATTGTTAAATATGGCGTTTGCAGGAGCAACCGAAGTGATCCAAGATATTGGAATGGATTGGCTTTCACAAGATGTTACGGCGAAATTTTCCGCCCGCATTGCCCAAGGTGTCGGCGTGGGGCTGCTTACCGCAAGGCTTGGCATTAAAGCAATGGAATTCTGCCGCCCACTTGCCTTTAAGCAAGAAGAACGCCCACGTTTAAAGCATATTCAAAAAGAAGTGTTATCGAATTTAAAGGGCTTATTGTTGCCAAGTAAAAAAGCAGATTAA
- a CDS encoding YcjX family protein — protein sequence MFDYIQKELDNLIDRGFDRTLRLAVTGLSRSGKTAFITSLVNQLLHINAVDNAHLPLFDAARDKRILAVKRIEQRTMHIPRFEYENNLKCLTDEPPHWPDSTRGVSETRLAIRYQQRGLWRHLKETSTLYLDIFDYPGEWLLDLPLLELDFQQWSEQQRQLMQGQRLELAQKWREKLEKIDLFAKADEEVLAQLAKDYTEYLLACKAQGLHFIQPGRFVLMGELEGSPAVQFFPLVHLNAEQWQALKKADSNSYFAFLTKRYDYYCQHIVKGFYRDYFSTFDRQVILADCLTPLNHSQRAFLDMQEGLQALFKSFHYGKRTLLNRLFSPKIDKLMFLATKADHITKDQRHNLVSLLRQLVQEGGRYVEYEGIETAYSAIAAIRATQQVTVNQNGKFYPAIQGVRQKDQQKITLYPGEVPSRLPNAQFWQTQHFEFDQFEPLPLEQGNPIPHLRMDAVLQFLLADKLD from the coding sequence ATGTTTGATTATATTCAAAAAGAACTGGATAACCTGATTGACCGCGGATTTGACCGCACTTTGCGTTTAGCCGTAACTGGGCTAAGTCGTAGCGGCAAAACGGCCTTTATTACCAGCCTTGTGAACCAACTTTTGCATATTAATGCGGTAGATAACGCCCATTTACCCTTATTTGATGCGGCGCGCGATAAACGGATTTTAGCCGTAAAACGCATTGAACAGCGCACGATGCACATTCCCCGCTTTGAATATGAAAACAATTTGAAATGTTTAACGGACGAGCCACCACATTGGCCTGATTCCACCCGTGGCGTGAGTGAAACTCGCTTGGCCATTCGTTACCAACAGCGTGGCTTATGGCGGCATTTAAAAGAAACTAGCACCCTTTATCTCGATATTTTTGATTACCCAGGGGAATGGCTACTAGACTTACCCTTGCTCGAATTAGATTTTCAACAATGGAGCGAACAACAGCGCCAGCTTATGCAAGGACAACGCCTTGAGTTAGCGCAAAAATGGCGCGAAAAACTCGAGAAAATTGACTTATTTGCGAAAGCCGATGAAGAAGTGCTGGCGCAGCTGGCAAAGGATTACACGGAATACTTACTTGCTTGTAAAGCGCAGGGCTTGCATTTTATTCAACCGGGGCGTTTTGTGTTAATGGGGGAGCTGGAAGGCTCGCCAGCGGTGCAATTTTTCCCCTTGGTTCATCTTAATGCAGAACAATGGCAAGCCTTGAAAAAAGCCGATAGCAATAGCTATTTTGCTTTTTTAACAAAGCGTTACGATTATTATTGCCAACATATCGTCAAAGGTTTTTATCGGGATTATTTTTCCACCTTTGATCGACAAGTGATCTTGGCTGATTGCCTTACCCCGCTTAATCATAGCCAACGTGCTTTTTTAGATATGCAAGAAGGATTGCAAGCCTTATTTAAGAGCTTTCATTATGGCAAACGCACCTTGCTTAATCGTTTGTTTTCACCAAAAATTGATAAATTAATGTTCCTTGCCACCAAAGCAGATCACATCACTAAAGATCAACGCCATAATTTGGTTAGCCTGCTACGTCAGCTTGTGCAAGAGGGCGGTCGTTATGTGGAATATGAAGGCATTGAAACCGCATACAGCGCCATTGCAGCCATTCGTGCCACGCAACAGGTTACGGTAAATCAAAATGGCAAGTTTTATCCTGCGATCCAAGGTGTTCGACAAAAAGATCAGCAAAAAATCACCCTTTACCCCGGGGAAGTGCCAAGCCGCTTACCGAATGCGCAATTTTGGCAAACTCAACATTTTGAATTTGATCAATTTGAACCCCTGCCCCTTGAACAAGGCAACCCTATTCCCCATTTACGAATGGACGCCGTACTGCAATTTTTACTCGCGGATAAACTGGATTGA
- a CDS encoding ABC transporter substrate-binding protein, with translation MFIRKIVVSAILLSASLISLPSFSAPKVPKILTQNGLIYCTQANGLSFNPQTSDAGTSMNVVTEQIYNKLFEIKNNSATVEPVLAQSYSLSADGKTITINLRKGIKFHQTDWFTPTRDFNAEDVVFSLNRVLGHNTDLPTLETLVDYKNPQYRIFHEQARKVRFPYFESIKLSEKIESVVATSPYQVQIQLFQPDASILSHLASQYAIIFSQEYALQLNADDNLSQLDTLPVGTGPYKVQNFVRNQYVRLARNDDYWRKKGKIEHIIIDLSTDRTGRLIKFLNGECQITSSPDVSQLGILKQFDERYYLKSTEGMNLSYLAFNFLKPTMKDLDLRRAISQGIDRERIIHRIYHNTASVANNIIPNISWAATVNTPDFAYDYNPKAAKAFLQDKQLKLTMWVLNEEQVYNPSPIKMAELIKWDLAQVGVELAIRPVTRTYLIEQLRNGSEDYDLILTGWLAGNLDPDSFMRPILSCGTVNDITNLSNWCYAPFEDAMNRALNTTHLRSRANYYNIAQEIILSELPIIPVANVKRMLIANSRVKGLELAPFGSINFTTLSYQQGEKK, from the coding sequence ATGTTTATAAGAAAAATCGTTGTTTCTGCTATTTTGCTGAGTGCAAGCCTAATCAGTTTGCCAAGTTTTAGCGCCCCTAAAGTGCCAAAAATTCTCACGCAAAATGGGTTAATTTATTGCACGCAGGCAAACGGTTTATCCTTCAATCCGCAAACGAGCGATGCGGGAACCAGTATGAATGTGGTAACCGAACAGATTTACAATAAATTATTTGAAATCAAGAATAACAGCGCAACCGTTGAGCCAGTGCTGGCGCAGAGTTATAGCCTGTCCGCAGACGGCAAAACCATCACCATTAATTTACGCAAAGGGATTAAGTTCCATCAAACGGATTGGTTTACTCCAACACGCGATTTTAATGCGGAAGATGTGGTATTTTCACTTAATCGTGTGCTAGGACATAACACGGATTTGCCGACTTTAGAAACCTTGGTGGACTACAAAAATCCGCAATATCGTATTTTCCACGAGCAAGCGCGCAAAGTGCGTTTTCCTTATTTTGAAAGCATTAAATTAAGCGAAAAAATTGAGTCTGTGGTTGCCACTTCGCCCTATCAAGTGCAAATCCAGCTTTTTCAGCCTGATGCGTCCATTCTTTCTCACCTTGCCAGTCAATACGCCATTATTTTCTCACAAGAATATGCCTTACAGCTCAACGCTGATGACAACCTTTCTCAGCTAGATACCTTGCCGGTGGGAACGGGCCCTTATAAAGTGCAAAACTTCGTGCGAAATCAATATGTTCGTTTAGCAAGAAATGACGATTATTGGCGTAAGAAAGGGAAAATTGAGCATATTATTATTGATCTTTCCACAGACCGAACCGGGCGTTTGATTAAATTCTTAAATGGCGAATGTCAGATCACCTCTAGCCCTGATGTAAGCCAACTGGGGATTTTAAAACAGTTTGATGAGCGCTATTATTTGAAGTCCACTGAAGGAATGAATTTATCCTATCTGGCATTTAATTTCCTAAAACCTACGATGAAAGATCTGGATCTGCGCCGAGCCATCTCGCAAGGTATTGATCGGGAACGTATTATTCATCGGATTTATCATAATACGGCAAGTGTGGCGAATAATATTATTCCTAATATTTCTTGGGCGGCAACGGTGAACACACCTGATTTTGCCTATGATTACAACCCGAAAGCCGCCAAGGCCTTTTTACAAGATAAACAACTCAAGCTCACAATGTGGGTGCTAAACGAAGAACAGGTGTATAACCCTTCGCCAATCAAAATGGCAGAATTAATCAAATGGGATTTGGCACAAGTGGGGGTGGAATTAGCCATTCGCCCTGTAACTCGCACTTATTTAATTGAGCAGCTGCGAAATGGCTCGGAAGATTACGATTTGATTCTCACTGGCTGGCTTGCGGGGAATTTAGATCCCGATAGCTTTATGCGCCCGATTTTAAGCTGCGGCACAGTCAATGACATCACTAATCTTTCCAACTGGTGTTATGCGCCTTTTGAAGATGCAATGAACCGCGCTTTAAATACCACGCATTTACGTTCACGCGCCAATTATTATAATATTGCACAAGAAATTATTTTGTCAGAATTACCCATTATTCCTGTGGCGAATGTAAAACGAATGTTGATTGCAAATTCACGGGTGAAAGGCTTGGAGCTTGCGCCTTTTGGTAGCATTAACTTTACTACGCTATCCTATCAACAAGGAGAGAAAAAATGA
- a CDS encoding ABC transporter permease — MILSFFRHLILLVITLVILSIISYAVLMRDPLNEVLATPHFYSGYFFYVKNLLNGDLGISYNGGDSLSDLVLTVLPPTLELCFTAILLALLFGIPLGLIGAIYRKKFFGKIIRTLSVIGLSLPVFWLAPLLLYAAAIYGWEIAAIGQYNLLYEIQSITGFPIIDVWFIDEPYRIKVIQNVLQHLILPTLVLTIWPTMEIIRIVQERAAYLFEQPYIKISMTRGWSMCKILRTHILRNTLPLLVPQMTRLFTLVIAQCMLVEGTFGWSGIGRWLINAVAQQDYNSISAGIIVIGLCIIVVNLLVETLTFVLDPLNKKGWYAR, encoded by the coding sequence ATGATTTTGTCGTTTTTCAGGCATCTTATCTTGTTGGTGATCACCTTAGTGATTCTTTCTATCATTAGCTATGCGGTGCTAATGCGCGATCCGCTCAATGAAGTGCTGGCAACGCCGCATTTTTATTCGGGCTATTTTTTCTATGTGAAAAATTTACTCAATGGGGATTTGGGGATTAGCTATAACGGTGGTGATTCCCTAAGTGATTTAGTTCTCACCGTGCTACCGCCTACCCTTGAGCTTTGCTTTACCGCCATTTTACTGGCGTTGCTCTTTGGCATTCCTTTAGGGCTAATTGGGGCGATTTATCGTAAAAAATTCTTCGGAAAAATCATCCGCACTTTGTCTGTCATAGGGCTTTCACTACCTGTGTTTTGGCTTGCGCCTCTGTTGCTTTATGCGGCGGCTATTTATGGTTGGGAGATTGCTGCTATTGGGCAATATAATTTGCTCTATGAAATTCAGTCCATCACGGGGTTTCCTATTATTGACGTTTGGTTTATTGATGAACCTTATCGCATTAAGGTGATCCAAAATGTGCTGCAGCACCTAATTTTGCCAACCTTAGTGCTAACCATTTGGCCAACAATGGAAATTATTCGTATCGTACAAGAGCGTGCTGCCTATTTGTTTGAGCAGCCTTACATCAAAATTTCAATGACAAGAGGCTGGTCAATGTGCAAGATTTTGCGTACGCATATTTTACGCAACACCTTGCCATTATTAGTACCGCAAATGACGCGATTATTCACCCTTGTGATTGCACAATGTATGTTGGTTGAAGGCACCTTTGGTTGGTCTGGCATTGGGCGTTGGCTGATTAATGCCGTTGCCCAGCAAGATTACAACAGTATTTCCGCAGGCATTATCGTGATTGGATTATGTATTATTGTGGTGAATTTATTGGTAGAAACGCTCACCTTTGTGTTAGATCCGTTAAATAAGAAAGGTTGGTATGCAAGATAA
- a CDS encoding ABC transporter permease subunit has translation MQDKDPAEFRHTATLTTIWKLFRQDKVALASFYLFLLFILTALFSRFIAPYPAETQFIGFELMPPSWVNGGKIAYFFGTDDIGRDVLSRLITGTTYTLGSALIVVIFTAILGGIMGVWAGMSQGIKSRILGHFLDAFLSTPILLIAIIIATLMQPSLINAMLAITLALLPHFIHEIYQAIQKELKKEYILMLRLEGASNWILLKEAIFPNIWVKYIQEITRAFTIAILDISALSFISLGAQSPMPEWGVMIKDSLELIYLAPWTVILPGIAIMAVILVALLLGNGINKAIEKYYE, from the coding sequence ATGCAAGATAAAGATCCGGCAGAATTTCGCCACACAGCAACATTAACCACCATTTGGAAATTATTTCGCCAAGATAAAGTGGCGCTTGCCAGTTTTTATCTATTTTTGTTGTTTATTTTGACCGCACTTTTTAGTAGATTTATTGCCCCTTATCCAGCTGAAACGCAGTTTATCGGTTTTGAGTTAATGCCCCCATCTTGGGTGAATGGCGGAAAAATTGCCTATTTCTTTGGCACGGACGACATTGGACGTGATGTGCTAAGCCGATTAATTACAGGAACAACCTACACCTTAGGCTCAGCCTTAATTGTGGTGATTTTCACCGCAATTTTAGGTGGCATTATGGGCGTTTGGGCTGGAATGTCGCAAGGGATTAAATCGCGTATACTTGGGCATTTTCTTGATGCTTTCCTTTCCACGCCCATTTTGTTGATTGCCATTATTATTGCTACCTTAATGCAGCCTAGCCTGATTAACGCAATGCTTGCCATTACCTTGGCCTTATTACCACACTTTATTCACGAAATTTACCAAGCCATTCAAAAAGAGCTGAAAAAAGAATACATTTTAATGCTCCGTCTTGAAGGGGCATCAAATTGGATTTTGTTAAAAGAGGCTATTTTCCCCAATATTTGGGTGAAATATATCCAAGAAATCACCCGCGCTTTTACCATCGCCATTTTGGATATTAGTGCATTAAGTTTTATTTCTCTCGGTGCGCAAAGCCCAATGCCTGAATGGGGCGTGATGATTAAAGATTCTCTCGAACTAATTTACCTTGCACCTTGGACGGTAATCCTACCAGGGATTGCCATTATGGCGGTGATCTTAGTTGCGCTATTACTCGGCAACGGCATTAATAAAGCCATTGAAAAATATTATGAATAG
- a CDS encoding oligopeptide/dipeptide ABC transporter ATP-binding protein, with amino-acid sequence MALLDIRNLCIEIKTPNGRVKIIDNVNLTLNEGEICGLVGESGSGKSLIAKVICNTIKDSWVVTADRFRFNDVELLKLSPHKRRKLVGKEISMIFQEPLTNLDPSSKIGKQLIQNIPSWTFKGRWWQWFGWKKRRAIELLHRVGIKDHKDIMNSYPDEITEGEGQKVMIAAAVANQPRLLIADEPTNALESITKVQIFRLLLNMNQNQGTSILLASNDINSIREWCDSFSVLYCGQNAESGSKESVLNTPHHPYTNALLHSIPDFKQPLPLKSRLGTLRGSVPLLDQLPIGCRLGPRCPFAQKKCINKPPTRRIKHHEFACHFPLNLRENQRKEREDVATPLIINTDENNEE; translated from the coding sequence ATGGCACTACTTGATATTCGTAATCTTTGCATAGAAATAAAAACGCCAAATGGTCGAGTAAAAATCATCGATAACGTCAATCTCACCTTAAATGAAGGGGAAATTTGCGGTTTAGTCGGGGAATCAGGTTCAGGAAAAAGTCTGATTGCAAAAGTAATTTGTAACACCATTAAGGACTCGTGGGTTGTTACCGCTGATCGCTTTCGTTTTAATGATGTGGAACTGCTCAAACTTAGCCCACATAAAAGACGAAAATTAGTGGGCAAAGAAATTTCAATGATCTTCCAAGAGCCACTGACTAATCTAGATCCCAGCAGCAAAATTGGCAAACAACTGATCCAAAATATTCCCTCTTGGACATTCAAAGGGCGCTGGTGGCAATGGTTTGGCTGGAAAAAACGCCGCGCCATTGAATTATTACACCGTGTGGGGATTAAAGATCATAAAGACATAATGAACAGCTACCCCGATGAAATCACCGAAGGGGAAGGGCAAAAAGTGATGATCGCCGCCGCCGTTGCCAACCAACCGCGCTTATTAATTGCCGATGAGCCAACCAACGCATTGGAATCCATCACTAAAGTGCAAATTTTTCGTCTGCTGTTGAATATGAACCAAAACCAAGGTACATCTATCTTGCTAGCAAGCAATGATATTAATAGTATCCGTGAATGGTGCGACAGTTTCAGCGTGCTTTATTGTGGGCAAAATGCGGAATCTGGGTCGAAAGAAAGTGTACTCAACACGCCACATCACCCTTACACCAATGCGCTGCTGCATTCTATTCCTGATTTTAAACAGCCACTACCTCTCAAAAGCCGTTTAGGCACATTGCGCGGTAGTGTGCCACTGTTGGATCAGCTACCTATTGGCTGTCGTCTTGGCCCGCGTTGTCCATTTGCGCAGAAAAAATGTATTAATAAACCACCAACAAGACGAATTAAACATCACGAATTTGCCTGCCATTTTCCACTGAATTTACGTGAAAATCAGCGAAAAGAAAGAGAAGATGTGGCAACACCACTTATCATTAATACGGATGAAAATAACGAAGAATAG
- a CDS encoding ATP-binding cassette domain-containing protein: MSALLKIENLSKSFDDNVGIFSSSQFVAVENVSFQLESKKTLAIIGKNGSGKSTLVKMIVGIIAPSAGEILFKNNPLQFGDYHYRSQHIRMVFQDPNSSFNPKLNVGQILDTPLRLATDLTEEERDEKIFATLKLVGLYPDHASIKINTMSVSQKQRVALARALILEPEIIITDDALGSLDATVKTQLMNLMLEIQEKLGISYIYVGQHLGIIKHISDDVLVMDEGKMIEYGTTRDVFTHPQNDITKRLVESHFGQLLTDESWQIR; this comes from the coding sequence ATGAGTGCCTTATTAAAAATTGAAAATTTATCCAAATCCTTTGATGATAATGTCGGCATTTTTTCATCTAGCCAGTTTGTTGCGGTGGAAAATGTCAGCTTCCAGTTAGAGAGTAAGAAAACCTTAGCGATTATTGGCAAAAATGGTTCAGGAAAATCCACTTTAGTAAAAATGATCGTGGGGATTATCGCACCAAGTGCGGGGGAAATTTTGTTTAAAAATAATCCCTTACAGTTTGGCGATTATCACTACCGTTCGCAGCATATTCGAATGGTTTTCCAAGATCCAAATAGTTCTTTCAACCCAAAACTCAATGTCGGGCAAATTTTGGATACCCCACTACGCCTTGCCACAGATTTAACCGAAGAAGAGCGTGATGAAAAAATCTTTGCTACTCTCAAGCTGGTAGGGCTTTATCCCGATCACGCCAGCATAAAAATCAACACAATGTCAGTGAGCCAAAAACAGCGTGTTGCTCTGGCTCGTGCCTTAATCCTTGAGCCTGAAATCATCATCACCGATGATGCCCTTGGCTCACTCGATGCCACGGTGAAAACTCAGCTAATGAATTTAATGCTCGAAATCCAAGAAAAACTAGGTATTTCTTATATTTATGTGGGGCAACATTTGGGCATTATTAAGCATATTTCTGATGATGTGTTGGTGATGGACGAAGGCAAAATGATCGAATACGGCACAACCCGTGATGTCTTCACTCACCCACAAAATGATATTACCAAACGTTTAGTTGAAAGCCATTTTGGCCAACTACTAACAGATGAATCTTGGCAAATCAGATAA